Proteins co-encoded in one Medicago truncatula cultivar Jemalong A17 chromosome 8, MtrunA17r5.0-ANR, whole genome shotgun sequence genomic window:
- the LOC120577527 gene encoding receptor kinase-like protein Xa21: protein MSNTVESYLSHYIIIPKKGKRWSDFIVPFCVAKTLLTFPGTIPKEIGYLDKFEVLYLPNNSLSGSISSKIFNLSSLTDLEVDLNSLSGTIPSNTGYSLPSLQYLYLNDNNFVGNIPNNIFNSSNLIEFQLDDNAFSGTLPNTAFGDLRFLESLFIYDNNLTIEDSHQFFTSLTNCRYLKYLELSGNHISNLPKSIGNITSEFFSAESCGIDGNIPQEVGNMSNLLTFSLFRNNITGPIPGTFKKLQKLQFLSLSNNGLQGSFIEEICEMKSLGELYLKNNKLSGVLPTCLGNMISLIRINVGSNSFNSRIPLSLWSLRDLLEINFSSNSLIGNLPPEIGNLRAIIRLDLSRNQISSNIPTTINSLLTLQSLSLADNKLNGSIPKSLGQMVSLISLDLSQNMLTGVIPKSLESLLYLQNINFSYNRLQGETPDGGHFKNFTAQSFMHNDALCGDPRLLVPLCGKQVKKWSMEKKLILKCILPIVVSAILVVACIIVLKHNKRRKNENTLEKGLSTLGAPRRISYYELVQATNGFSESNFLGRGGFGSVYQGKLLDGEMIAVKVIDLQSEAKSKSFDAECNAMRNLRHRNLVKIISSCSNLDFKSLVMEFMSNGSVDKWLYLNNYCLTFLQRLNIMIDVASALGYLHHGSSIPVVHCDLKPSNVLLDENMVAHVSDFGIAKLMDEGQSQTHTQTLATIGYLAPEYGSKGIVSVKGDVYSYGIMLMEIFTRKKPTDDMFVVELSLKTWISGSLPNSIMEVMDSNLVQITGDQIDDILTHMSYIFSLALNCCEDSPEARINMADVIATLIKIKTLVVGANTL from the exons atGTCAAATACTGTTGAATCCTATTTATCACATTACataattataccaaaaaaaggaaaaaggtgGTCGGATTTTATTGTCCCTTTTTGTGTTGCTAAAACATTATTAACATTTCCAGGTACGATTCCCAAGGAGATTGGCTATCTTGATAAATTTGAGGTGTTATACTTGCCTAACAATAGCTTAAGTGGATCTATTTCTTCCAAAATCTTCAACTTGTCATCACTCACTGATTTGGAGGTTGATCTGAATAGCCTCTCAGGCACAATTCCATCAAATACGGGATATAGCCTTCCTAGTCTGCAATATCTATACTTGAATGATaacaattttgttggaaatattCCAAATAACATATTCAACTCTTCTAATCTTATTGAATTTCAATTGGATGACAATGCATTCAGTGGAACTCTACCCAATACTGCTTTTGGAGATTTAAGATTCCTTGAATCGCTATTCATATATGACAACAATTTGACAATTGAAGATTCTCATCAATTCTTTACTTCCTTGACAAATTGTagatatttgaaatatttaGAGCTATCAGGGAATCATATATCTAATCTTCCTAAGTCAATTGGAAACATAACTTCGGAATTCTTCTCCGCAGAATCATGTGGAATTGATGGTAATATTCCCCAAGAAGTTGGAAACATGAGCAACTTGctaactttttctctttttaggaATAATATAACTGGACCAATACCTGGTACATTCAAAAAGTTGCAAAAACTTCAGTTTTTGAGTCTTAGCAACAATGGACTACAAggatcatttattgaggagatTTGTGAAATGAAGAGTTTGGGTGAGttgtatctaaaaaataataagctcTCTGGAGTTTTACCAACATGTTTGGGAAATATGATTTCTCTTATAAGGATAAATGTAGGATCTAACAGTTTCAACTCTAGAATACCTTTATCTCTTTGGAGTCTAAGAGATTTATTAGAgataaatttttcttcaaattctttaaTTGGTAATCTTCCACCTGAGATTGGGAATTTGAGAGCAATTATACGATTAGACCTATCAAGAAATCAGATTTCAAGCAACATTCCAACAACCATTAATTCCTTACTAACATTGCAGAGTCTCTCCTTAGCAGATAATAAACTGAATGGATCAATTCCCAAATCACTTGGTCAAATGGTAAGCTTGATCTCTTTGGACTTGTCCCAAAATATGTTAACTGGTGTTATTCCAAAATCCTTAGAATCCCTTTTGTATCTTCAAAACATCAACTTCTCATATAATAGATTACAAGGAGAGACTCCTGATGGTGgacatttcaaaaatttcacAGCTCAATCATTTATGCATAATGATGCACTTTGCGGTGATCCTCGCCTCTTGGTACCTCTATGTGGTAAGCAAGTTAAGAAATGGTCAATGGAAAAAAAGCTTATATTGAAATGCATACTTCCCATAGTTGTGTCAGCCATTTTGGTTGTTGCTTgcatcatagttttaaaacataataaaaggaGAAAGAATGAAAATACTCTTGAAAAGGGTTTGTCAACTTTGGGAGCTCCAAGAAGAATATCATATTATGAACTTGTGCAAGCAACAAATGGATTCAGTGAGAGTAATTTCCTTGGAAGGGGGGGATTTGGCTCTGTTTATCAGGGGAAGCTTCTTGATGGTGAGATGATTGCAGTTAAAGTAATTGATTTGCAATCAGAGGCAAAATCAAAGAGCTTTGATGCAGAATGCAATGCGATGAGAAATCTACGACATCGAAATCTGGTAAAGATTATCAGTAGTTGCTCAAATCTTGATTTCAAATCATTGGTGATGGAGTTCATGTCAAATGGAAGTGTAGACAAATGGTTATATTTAAATAACTATTGTCTAACTTTCTTGCAAAGGTTAAATATAATGATAGATGTTGCATCTGCATTGGGATATCTCCATCATGGTTCTTCAATACCAGTGGTTCATTGTGATCTAAAGCCTTCCAATGTCTTGTTGGATGAAAATATGGTTGCACATGTTAGTGATTTTGGTATTGCCAAGCTCATGGATGAAGGACAATCTCAAACTCATACACAAACTTTGGCTACTATTGGATATCTTGCACCAG AATATGGATCTAAAGGAATTGTTTCTGTCAAAGGAGACGTGTACAGCTATGGGATTATGCTAATGGAAATCTTCACAAGAAAAAAGCCAACAGATGATATGTTTGTTGTAGAACTAAGCTTGAAGACATGGATCAGTGGATCATTGCCTAATTCAATCATGGAGGTCATGGATTCAAATTTAGTCCAAATAActggggaccaaattgatgataTATTGACTCACATgtcatatatttttagtttagcACTGAATTGTTGTGAAGATTCACCTGAAGCAAGAATCAATATGGCAGATGTTATTGCGACGCTAATCAAAATCAAGACTTTGGTTGTTGGTGCAAACACACTCTAG